One genomic segment of Kribbella jejuensis includes these proteins:
- a CDS encoding acyltransferase domain-containing protein gives MLVIVAPGQGAQTPGFLEPWLADPVFESRLNWLSAVAGLDLAHYGTQADADTIRDTAIAQPLLVASGMLAALAVFPHPADAFAKVGAVAGHSVGELAAAAGTGVLTAEQAMVLVRERGKAMAAAAALTPTSMTAVLGGDRDEILAKLAEHGLTPANDNGPGQIVAAGTVDELAALAADPPAKARLIPLSVAGAFHTRHMEPAVQTLAKYATAISTHDPRTRLISNRDGHVVHDGRDVLQRLVTQVNAPVRWDLCMQTMADLEVTGILELPPAGTLTGIARRALKGVETFALKTPDQLDDARAFVEKHGSPSEIDASPTWRLLVAPIKGTFTRDAAVRRESGDTVAAGEVVAKVASLRDEVEVTAPHGGIVVEWLAEEGDPVAPGQPLLRLHPTGSAS, from the coding sequence GTGCTCGTCATCGTCGCGCCCGGTCAGGGTGCCCAGACTCCAGGATTCCTCGAGCCGTGGCTGGCGGATCCCGTGTTCGAGAGCCGGCTGAACTGGCTCTCCGCGGTCGCCGGTCTCGACCTCGCCCACTACGGCACCCAGGCCGACGCGGACACGATCCGGGACACCGCGATCGCGCAGCCGCTGCTGGTCGCGTCCGGCATGCTGGCCGCGCTGGCGGTGTTCCCGCACCCGGCCGACGCGTTCGCCAAGGTCGGCGCGGTGGCCGGGCACAGCGTCGGTGAGCTCGCCGCCGCGGCCGGCACCGGCGTACTGACCGCCGAGCAGGCGATGGTCCTGGTCCGCGAGCGCGGCAAGGCGATGGCCGCCGCGGCCGCGCTGACCCCGACGTCGATGACCGCGGTGCTGGGTGGCGACCGGGACGAGATCCTGGCCAAGCTCGCCGAACACGGCCTGACCCCGGCCAACGACAACGGCCCCGGCCAGATCGTTGCCGCCGGCACCGTCGACGAGCTGGCCGCGCTGGCCGCCGACCCGCCGGCGAAGGCCCGGCTGATCCCGCTGTCGGTGGCCGGGGCGTTCCACACCCGGCACATGGAGCCCGCGGTGCAGACGCTGGCGAAGTACGCGACCGCGATCAGCACCCACGACCCGCGGACCCGGCTGATCTCGAACCGCGACGGTCACGTCGTCCACGACGGCCGGGACGTGCTGCAGCGGCTCGTCACGCAGGTGAACGCGCCGGTCCGCTGGGACCTGTGCATGCAGACCATGGCCGACCTCGAGGTGACCGGCATCCTGGAGCTGCCCCCGGCGGGCACGCTGACCGGGATCGCACGACGCGCCCTCAAGGGCGTCGAGACATTCGCGCTGAAGACCCCGGATCAGCTCGACGACGCCCGCGCGTTCGTCGAGAAGCATGGCAGCCCGTCGGAGATCGACGCCTCCCCCACCTGGCGCCTGCTGGTCGCCCCGATCAAGGGCACCTTCACCCGGGACGCCGCGGTCCGGCGGGAGTCCGGTGACACCGTCGCGGCCGGAGAGGTCGTGGCCAAGGTCGCGAGCCTCCGCGACGAGGTCGAGGTGACCGCTCCGCACGGTGGCATCGTGGTCGAGTGGCTCGCCGAGGAGGGCGACCCGGTCGCCCCGGGTCAGCCCCTGCTCCGCCTGCACCCCACGGGGAGCGCCTCGTGA
- a CDS encoding PucR family transcriptional regulator: MARDGHRARADRLQAATGALATAAMAAMEAKLPWFGQLSAQDRSWIGLVAQSGISAFVDWFRDPEAHSSMPTRIFGSAPREFTRVISLHQTVDLVRTTIETIETTIGTLLPPADVPVVHEAIQRYAREVAFAAATVYAQAAEMRGAWDARLEALLVDSVIRGETDESVRSRASALGWTGAIGTAGAAEVAVVVGRAPAAETPAPANSGSSVVDLVRHAAREAGADALCAVQGDRLVVVLGGSSKPVEIVQKLTRWFGPGPIVVGPVVKDLMSAVTSARAAVAGLRAVAAWPGAPRPVYADELLPERSLSGDGHARRQLANEVYAPLTAGDGALLDTVSAYLDSGGSIEATARALFVHANTVRYRLKRVADLTGYNPLNPRDSFTLRVALTLGRLLSPEPGNPVL; the protein is encoded by the coding sequence GTGGCGAGAGACGGGCATCGGGCGCGGGCCGACCGGCTGCAGGCGGCGACGGGCGCGCTCGCGACCGCGGCGATGGCGGCGATGGAGGCCAAGCTGCCCTGGTTCGGCCAGTTGTCGGCGCAGGACCGGTCCTGGATCGGGCTGGTCGCGCAGTCCGGGATCTCCGCGTTCGTCGACTGGTTCCGCGACCCGGAGGCGCACTCGTCGATGCCGACCCGGATCTTCGGCTCGGCGCCGCGCGAGTTCACCCGGGTGATCTCGCTGCACCAGACCGTCGACCTGGTCCGGACCACGATCGAGACCATCGAGACCACGATCGGCACGCTGCTGCCGCCGGCCGACGTACCGGTGGTGCACGAGGCGATCCAGCGGTACGCGCGCGAGGTCGCGTTCGCCGCCGCCACCGTGTACGCGCAGGCCGCCGAGATGCGCGGCGCCTGGGACGCCCGGCTCGAGGCGCTGCTGGTCGACTCGGTGATCCGCGGCGAGACCGACGAGTCGGTCCGCTCCCGCGCCTCCGCCCTCGGCTGGACCGGCGCCATCGGTACGGCGGGAGCCGCCGAGGTGGCCGTCGTCGTCGGTCGGGCACCGGCCGCCGAGACGCCCGCTCCCGCCAACAGCGGCTCGAGCGTCGTCGACCTGGTCCGGCACGCCGCGCGCGAGGCGGGTGCTGACGCACTGTGCGCGGTCCAGGGCGACCGGCTGGTGGTGGTACTGGGCGGGAGCAGCAAACCTGTGGAGATCGTACAAAAACTCACCCGCTGGTTCGGCCCCGGTCCGATCGTCGTCGGCCCAGTCGTGAAGGACCTGATGTCCGCCGTCACCTCGGCCCGCGCGGCCGTCGCCGGACTGCGGGCGGTGGCCGCTTGGCCGGGTGCACCGCGACCCGTGTACGCCGACGAACTCCTGCCCGAACGGTCACTCTCCGGAGACGGCCACGCCCGCCGGCAGCTCGCGAACGAGGTCTACGCCCCGCTCACCGCGGGCGACGGCGCGCTGCTCGACACGGTCTCGGCGTACCTGGACTCCGGCGGCTCGATCGAGGCGACGGCCCGTGCGCTGTTCGTGCACGCCAATACCGTCCGGTACCGGCTGAAGCGTGTGGCGGACCTCACGGGCTACAACCCGCTGAATCCCCGCGACAGTTTCACGTTGCGTGTCGCACTGACGTTGGGCCGCCTGCTCAGCCCGGAGCCCGGGAACCCGGTTTTGTAG
- a CDS encoding PHP domain-containing protein, translating to MTDKAGVEDAIAALRAIGYYLERDRQPTHRVKAYRRAADTIAALPAAEVRARRRAGTLTELPGIGPKTEAVIVEAMDGATPSYLVKLEEAAGELTTAGNRLRADLKADLHLHSEWSDGGSPIEEMARTAHRLGHSYIALTDHSARLTVASGLSRERRLQQLEVVAELNKKLQDELDGFTILNGIEVDINEDGSLDCDSEILARLDVVVASVHSKLRMPSEPMTERMVRAIANPHVDVLGHCTGRLITGGRGTRPESEFDAEVVFEACRQFGTAVEINSRPERLDPPKRLLSLAVETGCLFSIDTDAHAPGQLDWQVYGCERAEDCGVAPERVINTWDQQVLLDWTAS from the coding sequence ATGACGGACAAGGCGGGCGTCGAGGACGCGATCGCGGCGCTGCGGGCGATCGGGTACTACCTGGAGCGGGACCGGCAGCCGACGCACCGGGTGAAGGCGTACCGGCGGGCGGCGGACACGATCGCGGCGCTGCCGGCTGCCGAGGTCCGGGCCCGCCGCCGGGCCGGCACGCTGACCGAGCTGCCCGGGATCGGCCCGAAGACCGAGGCGGTGATCGTCGAGGCGATGGACGGCGCCACCCCGTCGTACCTGGTGAAGCTGGAGGAGGCGGCGGGTGAGCTGACCACGGCCGGCAACCGGCTGCGCGCCGACCTGAAGGCCGATCTGCACCTGCATTCGGAGTGGTCCGACGGCGGCAGCCCGATCGAGGAGATGGCCCGTACGGCGCACCGCCTCGGGCACTCCTACATCGCACTCACCGACCACTCCGCGCGGCTCACCGTCGCCAGCGGGCTGTCCCGCGAGCGCCGCCTGCAACAGCTCGAGGTCGTTGCCGAGCTCAACAAGAAACTGCAGGACGAGCTGGACGGGTTCACGATCCTGAACGGCATCGAGGTGGACATCAACGAGGACGGATCGCTCGACTGCGACTCCGAGATCCTGGCCCGGCTGGACGTCGTGGTGGCCAGTGTGCACTCGAAGCTGCGGATGCCGTCCGAGCCGATGACCGAGCGGATGGTGCGCGCGATCGCCAACCCGCACGTCGACGTACTCGGGCACTGCACCGGCCGGTTGATCACCGGCGGCCGCGGCACCCGGCCGGAGTCGGAGTTCGACGCCGAGGTCGTGTTCGAGGCGTGCCGCCAGTTCGGTACGGCGGTCGAGATCAACTCCCGCCCGGAACGCCTGGATCCGCCGAAACGGCTGCTGTCGCTGGCGGTCGAGACCGGCTGCCTGTTCTCGATCGACACCGACGCGCACGCGCCGGGACAACTCGACTGGCAGGTCTACGGCTGCGAACGCGCCGAGGACTGCGGGGTCGCGCCGGAGCGCGTCATCAACACCTGGGACCAGCAGGTTCTGTTGGATTGGACTGCATCATGA